AAAGAAGCCGATGAACTCAAGCCGGTACCTTGCGGGATATTGCCGCTGATAACCATATCCAGCCCGCCAAACTGGTGGCCAGCTTGCTGCAAATGCAACAAACCGCCGCGCACATAGGTGGACCAGAGTTTGTCTGGATGCGGAACGATGGGCTCATCCAGCGAAAATACATCCGCCTCATCCGCGTAGTCGGCGGCCACGACGCGCACCAGGCGGTCGCTGCGCGCGCTGACGGCAATGGCGGTAAAAAAATCGATCGCGCACGGCAGCACAAAGCCGTCGTTGTAATCGGTATGCTCGCCAATCAGGTTAACGCGCCCCGGTGCCTGCGCCAGCCATTGCGGGGCAACGCCAAACAGATTGGCAAAATGTGACGTAGCAAATTGTTGCGGGGTGGACATCAAACAGCTCCTGCACCTGGCAGATCGGGTGCACTCAAATAATGGATTTCGCTGGTTTGCTGCAAGCGCGCGGCCGCCTGCTCCGGCGTGATATCGCGTTGGGTTTCGGCCAGCATTTCGTAGCCGACCATAAACTTGCGCACCGAAGCCGAGCGCAGCAGCGGCGGATAGAAGTGCGCATGTAGTTGCCAGTGACGGCTGTCGTCCGCCGCAGTCGGGCCGGTCGGGCGGCCATGCCAGCCCATGGAATACGGAAAAGAACACTGGAACAGATTGTCGTAACGCGTGGTCAGCGCCTTCACCGCCACGGCCAGATCGGCTTTTTGCGCGGGACTGAGTTCATCCATATGGGTGACGTGAGCTTTGGGCAACAGCAGCGTTTCAAATGGCCACGCGGCCCAATATGGCACCAACGCCAGCCAGTGCTCAGTCTCAATCACCACCCGCTCGCCGCTGGCTTGCTCGCGCTGTGCGTAGTCCAGCAATAGTGGCCGACCATGCTCGGCAAAGTAAGCGCGTTGGTGCGTGTCTTCGGCGTCGATCTCGGTCGGCAAAAAGTCGCTGGCCCACAGCTGTCCGTGCGGATGCGGGTTGGAGCATCCCATCACCGCACCTTTGTTTTCGAACAACTGCACCCAGGTATAGCGTTTGCCCAATTCGGCCAGTTGTTCGCACCAGGTATCCACCACATGGCCCAGTTCAGTTAGCGACAACTGCGGCAAGGTCTTGCTGTGATCGGGCGAAAAGCAGATCACCCTCGCCTCGCCACGCGCACCTGTCGTCACAAACAGCGAATCATTGCCCTCGGTGGGCGCTGGAGAATCCGCCAGCAAGGCAGAAAAATCATTCTGGAACACCCATGTGTGGGCGTAATCCGGGTTGATCGCACCATTCACGCGAGTGTTACCTGCGCACAAGTAGCACGAAGGATCGTGGCTGATCTGCTCAGTCACGACCGGCGGGTCTTGCTGGCCTTGCCATGGCCGGTTGCCGCGATGGGGCGAGACCAACACCCAGCGCCCGACCAGCGGGTTAAAGCGCCGATGCGGGTGCTGGGTTGGATCAAAAGTAGCGGACGAAGTCATGGTCTGTTGTTCCACTCACTTACCGTTGAACCGCAGTCGCGGACTCACGCCACGCGCACAACTGGCCTTGCTGCAATTCATTGCTACCCAGCAACCATTCGGCGGACTGCGGAGTCGGCAATAC
This genomic interval from Silvimonas soli contains the following:
- a CDS encoding UDP-glucose--hexose-1-phosphate uridylyltransferase, translated to MTSSATFDPTQHPHRRFNPLVGRWVLVSPHRGNRPWQGQQDPPVVTEQISHDPSCYLCAGNTRVNGAINPDYAHTWVFQNDFSALLADSPAPTEGNDSLFVTTGARGEARVICFSPDHSKTLPQLSLTELGHVVDTWCEQLAELGKRYTWVQLFENKGAVMGCSNPHPHGQLWASDFLPTEIDAEDTHQRAYFAEHGRPLLLDYAQREQASGERVVIETEHWLALVPYWAAWPFETLLLPKAHVTHMDELSPAQKADLAVAVKALTTRYDNLFQCSFPYSMGWHGRPTGPTAADDSRHWQLHAHFYPPLLRSASVRKFMVGYEMLAETQRDITPEQAAARLQQTSEIHYLSAPDLPGAGAV